The Fibrobacterota bacterium genomic interval CCCCAGCGTTTGAATGTGGAGAACGTCCGCCAGTACTCAGACGTGGCATTCCAGAACAGTACCGGCGCTGAGACTCATCAGGAAATCGTCAAACGTGCACAACACCGGAAGGCTAAAGGCGATAGCAATCTACACAATTGTTTGTTCCTTGAGGGGAAGTCCGGTAGGGTGATACCGAAAGCCCAGCGATTACCACCCCATCCATGTTCTGCTTACCCAAAATCGGCCAGTCCCTTGCCCTTTTCCTCATGGCTTTGGTCGCTTCGGTCGCTTCGCCGGAGACCCGAGCCGAGCCGCTGGTCGCGGGTAATATACCGATTTCTGACGATTATGTCCTGCGAACCTGGGACGTGGATGACGGGCTGCCGGGTAACAACGTGTCGAGCATTGCCCAGACCCCGGATGGCTACCTTTGGCTGGTGACTTCCAGTGGATTGTCCCGGTTTGATGGGGTACGGTTCACTCCCTTTTTGAAGGAATCAACGCCGGGGCTGGAGTCAAATCAGATGGGGGTGCTCTTTGTTGATCGCGATGGCGCTTTGTGGGTCGGGCTGGAGCGTGGCGGAGTTGCGAGGAAGATAGGCGATCATTTTGAAGTAATTATGCCCTTTGCTCCCCGCACGGCCTACCCCACGTGGACCAGTTCTTTTGCCCAGGATTCCGAGGGGGCAGTTTGGTTTGGCCTTGATCCAGGGAAAGCCTTCCGTTGGCAGAAAGGAGTTCGCACGGGATTTTCGATTGGGCAGGGGGCAGGCACTGCTGTGCAAGCGGATGGGAGTGGCAGGATTTGGTTTACCACTTTATCCGCGTGCGGGTATTTTGATGGAAACCGTTTCCAGGCCATTGATCCCAATGGCGGTAAATGGCCCACCCTCGCGCCCTCGCGCGACGGGGGAATGTGGGTTAAGCGGGGGTTTGCCCTTCGGCATTATCGAGGGGTTGGAGTGGGTGAGATGATTGCGGAAACCGGGGATCTCACGATCAGCTCACTCCTTGAGGACCACGCGGGTAATCTCTGGATAGGAACGCTTAACGCGGGGCTGTTTCGGTACCGGAACGGGGGCTTCGTGCGGGTGCCAACCTCCCAAACTGCCGTGACTTCCATCATGGAAGATCGGCAGGGAAATCTTTGGGTGGGGATGGTGGGCGGCGGATTGGACCGGCTCCGGCCCCGCCGCTTTTCCTTGCGGCAGAAGAAGCATGGGTTACCCACCGACAGCGTTACGTCATTGTGCGAGGACGGGGAAGGAAGGCTCTGGCTTGCGGGGCGGAACGGCACGGTGGCGAGGGCGAATGATTCCAGCAACCAAACGTTTCTTTCCTTGGAAAAGCCCCGCGCGGCAATCATGGCGATGTGCCCCGATCCTCAGGGGGGCGTTTGGATGGCGACGCTTAAGGGCTTGGTGAGGTGGCAGGGTGGGGCGTTCACGAACGAGCCTTCGCTGGATCCGCTCACAGCGCTGCTTCTGGATCGGCAGGGAGACTTGTGGGTGGCGACAATCAAGAAGGGGCTAATGCGTTTGCATAACGACGCGGAGGAGCCTGTTTCCCCAGAGAATGGGCTATCTGAACCGCGGGCGCTCGCCGAGGACCCGGCGGGACGGCTCTGGGTTGGGACCGAGGCGGGGCGCCTTTTCCAGCGAATCCAGCGGCGAGAGGATCAAGCGGGCGGGGGGGGATTCGTTGCTGTGCCGCTGCCCGGGGCGGAGGATCAGCAAATCCGCTTTATTGTGCCGGAGAAGAATGGGGAGGTCTGGGTCGGGGTGAACAATGAGGGACTCTATCGCTGGCGTGACGGGCAGATCGCCCGATTGCCACTGAATACCGGGTTGCCCGTCAACGATCTCCGCGTGCTGGCGATTGAACCGGGCGGGGAACCCGGGATCACTGGCACGAATTCCCAAACAGGGCTCAATGCAGATGGGGCAGGAAGGCAATTCTGGTTCGGCACTGGCGGGGGCATGTTTCGCGTTGCGGGCAGCGAGATCGATGCGGTCATGGACGGGCGTCAGCAGCAGATGCAGGTAGTTGCCTACCGACGCGACGATGGGATGCCCAATGTCGATTACGTCTTCGGATTCAAAAACACCGCGACTCTCACCCACGATGGGCATCTCTGGTTCGCAACGACCCGTGGCGCGCTGGAGATCGGCCCGGAGGAGACTCGGGACTTGCTCCCGCCGGTACCGTTGCTGATTGAGGAGGTTGGAGGCGTTCGAGTTTCCAACTCCGAAAAGCTGACCCTGCCCCCCAGACCGGGCCCACTGCAGATCCGATA includes:
- a CDS encoding ATP-binding protein — protein: MFCLPKIGQSLALFLMALVASVASPETRAEPLVAGNIPISDDYVLRTWDVDDGLPGNNVSSIAQTPDGYLWLVTSSGLSRFDGVRFTPFLKESTPGLESNQMGVLFVDRDGALWVGLERGGVARKIGDHFEVIMPFAPRTAYPTWTSSFAQDSEGAVWFGLDPGKAFRWQKGVRTGFSIGQGAGTAVQADGSGRIWFTTLSACGYFDGNRFQAIDPNGGKWPTLAPSRDGGMWVKRGFALRHYRGVGVGEMIAETGDLTISSLLEDHAGNLWIGTLNAGLFRYRNGGFVRVPTSQTAVTSIMEDRQGNLWVGMVGGGLDRLRPRRFSLRQKKHGLPTDSVTSLCEDGEGRLWLAGRNGTVARANDSSNQTFLSLEKPRAAIMAMCPDPQGGVWMATLKGLVRWQGGAFTNEPSLDPLTALLLDRQGDLWVATIKKGLMRLHNDAEEPVSPENGLSEPRALAEDPAGRLWVGTEAGRLFQRIQRREDQAGGGGFVAVPLPGAEDQQIRFIVPEKNGEVWVGVNNEGLYRWRDGQIARLPLNTGLPVNDLRVLAIEPGGEPGITGTNSQTGLNADGAGRQFWFGTGGGMFRVAGSEIDAVMDGRQQQMQVVAYRRDDGMPNVDYVFGFKNTATLTHDGHLWFATTRGALEIGPEETRDLLPPVPLLIEEVGGVRVSNSEKLTLPPRPGPLQIRYTLADLSAPEQVHFRYRLLGWEGDWVQADRQRTATFTHLAPGKYRFEVAAAVGNGPWLSATASLPFTVRAAWWETDWFRFGMALFSVVALTGVVRFIVRRRMMARMRRLEQGHALERERTRIARDMHDDIGARLMRIALMSEVAASEPDLRTGLGNQLGGIAHEAREVVDTLDEIVWTVNPRNDTLARLIGYLAEASEAFLDSTSITLTLELPKEIPDIAVPSDVRHHILLVVKEALNNVVKHARATSVSLKIALEKEMLSILIEDDGSGFAPAAVAPFSNGLQNSEQRLASIGGSYRIESRPGQGAIVKLEIPLAFGVR